The region CCCTCCTGGCCCTCGGCCTCTTCACCTATCCCTACATCTACCTGCTGGTGGTGGCGGCTCTGGAGCGCATCGACCCGGCCTTGGAGGAAAGCTCCCGAGCCCTCGGCCGCGGACGCTGGGAGTCCTTCTTCCGAGTCATCCTGCCGCAGCTCCGCCCGGCACTGGTGGGCGGCGGTCTGCTGGTGGCCCTCTACGTGCTCTCGGACTTCGGCGCCGTCTCCATCGTGCGCTTCCCGACCTTCACCCTGTCCATCTACAGCGCCTATCAAAGCCTCTTCGACCGCTCCGTCGCCGCGGCGCTGGCCACGGTGTTGGTGGCGACCAGCCTGGGCGTGCTGGCCCTGGAAGCCTGGCTTCTGCGCCGCAGCCGTCCCCTGCCCCCACGCCCCTCACGGCCGGCACCGATGCTGCGGCTGGGGCGCTGGCGCTGGCCCGCGCTGCTCTTCACCACGTCCCTGGCGATGCTCACCCTCGTCCTGCCGCTGGGGGTGGTGACCTTCTGGGGCTTGCGCGGATTGTGGCTCGGCCGCAGCCTGGGCAGCGCCGGTCAGGCCGCCGTCAACTCCCTGGGCACCTCCGCCGCCGCGGCGCTGGTGACGGTGGTGTTGGCGCTGCCGGTGGCGGCCTGGGCGGTGCGCTCCGGCGGCCGCCTGCCCAAGGTCGTGGAGCGCCTGGCATCCGCGGGCTTCGCGCTGCCGGGACTGGTCATCGCCCTCTCCCTGGTCTTCTTCACCAGCCGCTTCGCCCGGCCGCTCTACCAAACGTTGGCAGTACTGGTGGCGGCCTACGTGGTGCGCTTCCTGCCCCAGGCACTGGCGGCCCTCCGAGGCTCCCTGCTAAGCGTGTCCCCGGCGCTGGAGGAAGCCGGCCGCAGCCTGGGCAAGAACGGGTTGAAGGTGCTCTCCACCATCACCGTGCCGCTGGTGCGCCCCGGCCTCGTCGCCGGCGCCGCGCTGGTCTTCCTCACAGCCCTCAAAGAGCTGCCGGCAACCCTGCTGCTGCGCCCCATCGGCTTCGAGACCCTCGCCACCCGCATCTGGAGCACCGCCGCGGAGGGCATCTACAGTGAAGCCTCCCTGCCCGCCCTATGGCTGATTCTGGTCTCTGCCCCGCCGGTCTACGCGCTGATCATCCGGCCGTCCCTGGAGCCTCGGAAGAGCCTCGGGAAGGACAAGAGCTCGGGAGGGCTCGAAGCATGAGCTCTTCCCCGATTCTGCGCATCGAAGATCTGTGGGTGCGCTACGGAGACACCGTCGCCGTCGCCGGCGCCCACCTGGAGGTCCCGGAACGCTGTCTGCTGGCCCTGGTGGGCGCCAGCGGCTGCGGCAAGACCAGCCTGCTGCGGGCCATCGCCGGCTTCGAGCCCCTGAGCTCCGGGCGCATCGAGATCGAAGGCCGGGTTGTGGCGGACGACATCACTTGGGTGCCGCCGGAACGCCGGCGGGTGGGCATGGTCTTCCAGCAAGGAGCCCTCTTCCCCCATCTGACGGTGCAACAGAACGTGCTCTACGGCCTCAGCCGCCGGGAGCAGGCCCGCGCCCAGGAGGTGCTACAGCTGGTACGCCTGGAACATCTGGCGGAGCGCTTCCCCGACGAGCTCTCCGGCGGCCAGCAACAGCGGGTCGCCCTCGCCCGGGCCCTCGCCCCGGCACCGGAAATGGTGCTGCTGGACGAGCCCTTCGCCAATCTCGACGCGGCCCTCCGCCAGCGGCTGCGGGAAGAGGTGCGGAGCATCCTGGAGGCCGCCGGCACCACCGCGGTGCTGGTTACCCACGACCAGGAGGAGGCCCTCAGCGTCGCCGACCGGGTGGCGGTGATGGCCGACGGCCGCATCCTCCAGGAGGGGCCGCCGGAGCGCATCTATCACCATCCCGAGACCTTGGCAGTGGCACGCTTCCTGGGCGACGGCCAGCTGGTGCCCTGCACGGTGAGCGGCGGCGTGGTGCGCTCCTCCTTCGGCACCGCTTTCAGCGACGCCCCCGACGGTCCCGGCCGCCTCTTCGTACGCCCGGAGGACCTGCTGGTGATGCCCGCCGGCCACGATCAAGGTCTCCCCGGCGAAGTCGTCCGCCGACGCTTCTTCGGCCACGATCTACTGTCGGAGATCCACCTGGAAAACGGCGAGCACGTCCACGTCCGCCAACTCTCCTCCGCCAGCTCCACCACCGGCACCGCCGTGCGGGTGCGGCTGCGCGAGAAGGCGTTTCGGGTGTTTCCGGCGGATTGAGCTGACTCAGGGCTCCCGCCAATCCCCCCATCGGTTTTCAGCAATCTCTCGCCAGTCTGCCATCCTTTCCGCCTCCTGAGCTCGATAAGCGACTTAGGTTTGACCAACGGTCGCGAAGCTCGATAGAGCTGTCGCTACTACCCCAGCCGAGTTGCCGAATATGAACCTGGAGGTTAAAATGAAGCTTCAAACCGTCCGCGCCGAGAACTGGCGCGTGCTGGCGATGTGTACGGAAAGAGGAGACTGCCCGCTACTGGATTTTCTCACCAGCTTAGAAGGCCAACTAGCCAAAGACGGACGTCGGATGCTGAGGCTTCTTGCTCGGGTTGCAAGCCTAGGTCCACCCAAGAACACCGAGATCTCTCACCAGCTGGACCCGGGGGTCTGGGAGTTCATCCAAGGGCGGCTCCGGGTCCTCTGGTTCTACGATGAGGGAAAGCTGGTCTTGTGTAGCCACGGCTTCGTAAAGAAGCAGCAGAAGACTCCCCGCGCAGAGCTGGAAAGAGCCAAGACCATGCGCCGCCGGTATCTGGAAGCAAAGAGACGAGGCAACTTGAGAGTGGAAGGAGCAGCCCCATGAAGCCCAAGAACTTCGATGATCTCTACCGCAACGCCGAAAGCCATGACGACTACTGGGCCGCTGGGGTCGTCCAGGACTTCACCGAAGCGATCTTCCAGCGGATGGAGAGCGAGGGGGTCTCCCGGTCCGAGCTCGCCCGGCGGCTGGAAACCTCCCCCGCCTACATCACCAAGATCCTGCGCGGCGACGGCAACTTCACCATCGCCACCATGGTGCGGCTCGCCCGAGCCCTGGACATGGAGCTCAAGATCGAGCTCCAGCCGCAGGCAAGCTCGTCGCAAGCTGGCCAGGCTATCCCAGGCCGACCAACGGTCCTCGCGACGTGAGGCTCCTCGGAGCTTTCGACAGAAAAGGCTGACTCAGGGCTCCCGCCGCGCCACCACCGCATCGCCGGAAGGCTCGGGGGCAGAAGGAGTGTCGAGACCGATGCGGAGGATTTCGCTGCCGGTGCGGACGAAGAAGGCGCCGGGGATGGCGGCGACGCCGTAGACGGTGTCGTCGGTGGGGAGAGAGTTTTCCGCCACAGGGCCCGGACCTTCGGCAGTGGGCTTGAGCACTGCGGTGGTGCCTTCCTTGGTGAAGAAAAACGCGTAGTCGCCGGCGGCGATGGGGGACGCCCAGCAGGCGGCGCCCAGACGATGGCGCCAGCGTAGGTGGCCGTCCTGGCGGTCGACACAGTGGGCCACGCCGGATTTGTTGACGAAGAGCACGCAGTCGCCCATCACCAGCGGCGAACCGAAGCCCGAGGACACGCCCTCGGCGTGCCACAGGACTTCCGCCTTGCCCGGACCGCCCGCCGCCACGGGGCGCAAGGCGAGGCTCTGGCCGGCCTCGGAGCTCGCCGCCACCACCAGATCTCCCGCCACGACCACCGACGGCACGTGATTCTTCTCGATGCCTTCCACCTGCCAGAGGCGCTCGCCGGTGGCCGCGTCCAGGGCCTCGACCCGGCCCGCGGCGCTGCTCACCAAAAGGTTTCGATCCGCAGCGGAGACCACCACCGGCGTGGTCCAGGCAACCTTCGACGGGCGCTCCGCCATCCAGCGGGTCTCTCCCGTCCCCTTGTCCAGCGCCAAGAAGTAAGACGGCCCTTCGTGAGTCACCTGCACGATCACCGCCTCGTCGGTCTGCACCAGCGAGCTACCCACTCCATGATTGCCTTCGAACTCACCGTGCTCCCGGGTCAGGGAGCGCTGCCACCGGGTTTCGCCGCGGTGATCCAACGCCACCACGTCCCCGCTCTCCCAAAATGCGTAGACTCCCTCGCCGTCCACCACCGGGGTGGGCGCTCCCTTGCTCACCATGTTGCTGGAGGGAATGCGCTGGCTGGCGTCGAAGAGCCGGCGCCAGCGGACTTCTCCGGTTCCACGGTCGAGGGCGGAGAGGATCAGGCTCTCCTTCTCCTCACCTTCCACCGAGGTGACGAAGACCTGCTGGCCCCAGACCACCGGCGACGACTGGCCGTAGCCGGGCAGGGAAGCCCGCCAGGCCACATTGTGCTCCGGGGACCACTCCATGGGCATGGCCTCGGAGCGCACGACACCGTCGCCGGCACCGCGAAAGCCGGGCCAGGACGCGGTCTCCTTCTCCGCTTCCATCTCGGCCTCAGCCTCCATCCCGTCGGCAGCTGGCTCCTCCACGTCCCGCGCCGGGCCTGCTTCCCCCTTCGCGGCCAGTAGCGCCGTCAGACTCTGGCTCTCGACGCTGGCGAGGTGTCCCTCGCGGCTGGCGCCGCCGACGAAGAGCAGCCGGTCGCCGTGGGGCAGCAGCCGGTGGAAGAAGCGCGGTTGTTGCAGCTGCCCGAGGTCCTGCCGCCAGGTCTCGGAACCCGGCTCCAGGACGTGGATCCGGCCGTTGGCGCCGGAGAGGAAGACATGGTCGTCGACGCCAAAGGCGGAGACCCCGAAGCCCCTCATGCGGCCGCCCATGTCCGGCAGCTGCGGGCCCGGGTTCCAGGTTCCGGTAGCCGTATCGAAGACGTCGACTCGGCGGCTGGTGCCGTCGGAGCTCAAGCCTCCCAGAGCGTAGACCTTGCCCCCGGCAGCGGCCGCCGCCAAGGCACGGCGCTGGAACCCCTGAGGCCGGGCGACCCACTGGAGCTCCTCCGCCGACAGGTCGAGCATCACCATCTCGTCGTGCCACACCGGCTCCTGCTCCGCTCCCCGCAGCTGCCAGCCGCCGACGACATAGAGCGTGTCTCCCATCACCACCGCATCATGGGAGGAGCGGCCCGAGGGCAGCGGCGGCAGCTCGACCCAGCGCTCCTCGCCGGGCTCATAACAGGCCACCTCGGCGATGGAAATCAGGTCTTCCTCGTCTCCCTGGGAGTTGCGAGCGGTGAGGCCACCGACCCGGCACACCCGGTCACCGTGGGCCACCAACGGGATGCCCTGGAGGCCCTGGACCTCTCCCAGATCCTCCCAGGTGCTTCCCTCGGAGCGCAGATCGAGGCGGCGAAAGTGGTGACTGAGGTTCTCGATGGAATGTTCGTGGGTCTCCCCGACGTGGCCACCGTAGATGTAGAGGTAGTCCCCGGCCACCGCGCCGCCGAAGCTGGCCACCGCCTCGGGCATGGGAGAGAGCATGACGCTCTCCTCAGCCATGGCAGGCGCTGCGGGCATCAGGAAGAACGACACCAAGAGAGTCAGCGCCGCGAGAGCAGGTCCCTCGACGAGCCTGCGGAATGATTCGAGATACTTCATGATGATTCCTTCTCATACGGAGCTCAGCCTCACGGGCGAGCTCCTTGCAG is a window of Acidobacteriota bacterium DNA encoding:
- a CDS encoding type II toxin-antitoxin system RelE/ParE family toxin — protein: MKLQTVRAENWRVLAMCTERGDCPLLDFLTSLEGQLAKDGRRMLRLLARVASLGPPKNTEISHQLDPGVWEFIQGRLRVLWFYDEGKLVLCSHGFVKKQQKTPRAELERAKTMRRRYLEAKRRGNLRVEGAAP
- a CDS encoding PQQ-binding-like beta-propeller repeat protein, with amino-acid sequence MLSPMPEAVASFGGAVAGDYLYIYGGHVGETHEHSIENLSHHFRRLDLRSEGSTWEDLGEVQGLQGIPLVAHGDRVCRVGGLTARNSQGDEEDLISIAEVACYEPGEERWVELPPLPSGRSSHDAVVMGDTLYVVGGWQLRGAEQEPVWHDEMVMLDLSAEELQWVARPQGFQRRALAAAAAGGKVYALGGLSSDGTSRRVDVFDTATGTWNPGPQLPDMGGRMRGFGVSAFGVDDHVFLSGANGRIHVLEPGSETWRQDLGQLQQPRFFHRLLPHGDRLLFVGGASREGHLASVESQSLTALLAAKGEAGPARDVEEPAADGMEAEAEMEAEKETASWPGFRGAGDGVVRSEAMPMEWSPEHNVAWRASLPGYGQSSPVVWGQQVFVTSVEGEEKESLILSALDRGTGEVRWRRLFDASQRIPSSNMVSKGAPTPVVDGEGVYAFWESGDVVALDHRGETRWQRSLTREHGEFEGNHGVGSSLVQTDEAVIVQVTHEGPSYFLALDKGTGETRWMAERPSKVAWTTPVVVSAADRNLLVSSAAGRVEALDAATGERLWQVEGIEKNHVPSVVVAGDLVVAASSEAGQSLALRPVAAGGPGKAEVLWHAEGVSSGFGSPLVMGDCVLFVNKSGVAHCVDRQDGHLRWRHRLGAACWASPIAAGDYAFFFTKEGTTAVLKPTAEGPGPVAENSLPTDDTVYGVAAIPGAFFVRTGSEILRIGLDTPSAPEPSGDAVVARREP
- a CDS encoding iron ABC transporter permease is translated as MAAPPASAASLPAAGVARRGVRRWGRSGARGGGGLLAIPACLVATFAVLPLVYIFLRAGQAGLESYLQRVFSATTFELLTNTLLLMAGVVALSLALALPLAWLVSRTDLPGRRLWAVLGALPLVFPSYVAAFALVAVLGPRGYLQGWLAPLGIERLPDLAYGYPGALLALGLFTYPYIYLLVVAALERIDPALEESSRALGRGRWESFFRVILPQLRPALVGGGLLVALYVLSDFGAVSIVRFPTFTLSIYSAYQSLFDRSVAAALATVLVATSLGVLALEAWLLRRSRPLPPRPSRPAPMLRLGRWRWPALLFTTSLAMLTLVLPLGVVTFWGLRGLWLGRSLGSAGQAAVNSLGTSAAAALVTVVLALPVAAWAVRSGGRLPKVVERLASAGFALPGLVIALSLVFFTSRFARPLYQTLAVLVAAYVVRFLPQALAALRGSLLSVSPALEEAGRSLGKNGLKVLSTITVPLVRPGLVAGAALVFLTALKELPATLLLRPIGFETLATRIWSTAAEGIYSEASLPALWLILVSAPPVYALIIRPSLEPRKSLGKDKSSGGLEA
- a CDS encoding ABC transporter ATP-binding protein, translated to MSSSPILRIEDLWVRYGDTVAVAGAHLEVPERCLLALVGASGCGKTSLLRAIAGFEPLSSGRIEIEGRVVADDITWVPPERRRVGMVFQQGALFPHLTVQQNVLYGLSRREQARAQEVLQLVRLEHLAERFPDELSGGQQQRVALARALAPAPEMVLLDEPFANLDAALRQRLREEVRSILEAAGTTAVLVTHDQEEALSVADRVAVMADGRILQEGPPERIYHHPETLAVARFLGDGQLVPCTVSGGVVRSSFGTAFSDAPDGPGRLFVRPEDLLVMPAGHDQGLPGEVVRRRFFGHDLLSEIHLENGEHVHVRQLSSASSTTGTAVRVRLREKAFRVFPAD
- a CDS encoding helix-turn-helix transcriptional regulator, whose amino-acid sequence is MKPKNFDDLYRNAESHDDYWAAGVVQDFTEAIFQRMESEGVSRSELARRLETSPAYITKILRGDGNFTIATMVRLARALDMELKIELQPQASSSQAGQAIPGRPTVLAT